CAATGCAAAGGCAATGGACCAGGACAGCAGCCCCTGCGTGAAGACGGGGACGGGAGACGCTCCAGCCGCGAGCGCCGCCACGGCGAGCGGCTCCGGGACGACGGCCGCCGTCAGCGCCGCCATGTAGCCGCCCATGCTGTAGCCCGCCACGCCCAGGCGCGCATGGCCCTCACTCCGCAGCCACGCGAGCAGCGCGCGGGCCTCGTCGACCATGCCCAGGTTCATCAAGACGTGGTCGCTGACGGTGCGCAGCGCGCCGCCCTTCTGCCCCACGGGACGGCGCAGGCCGTAATAGGGGTTCTCCAGCAGGAACAGGTCGATGCCTTCCCGCGCGAGCGACGCGTACATGCGCTCTCGCAGGGAGAAGCCCTCCTCACGGGACGCAGCGAGCACGACGCAGGCGCCGCGTGAGGGCCCTTGCCCCGCGCTCAGCCACCGGACATGCGCCGTGCGCGCTGCCGCGTCGAGCCGGGCCAGCGGAGACGGAAAGGTGCCATCCCGGACCTGGAGACCGCGCTGGAGCCGGGGCGCGCTCCACTCGGGGGTGATGGGCGGAGGCCGCTGCTGGAACGGCGCGGCCGCCGCGACCTCTTCGAGGAACTGCTCATCACCCCAGCCCTGGGAGAAGAGCCGGGCGCGGCGGGACAGGCCCGCGAAGAGGACGTCCACCGGATGGGTTCGCAGCACCCGCGTCATCCTATGCCCCCGCCCTTGACGCCGCGACCATCTTAATCAAATGATTAAATCAATGGATTCATTCAAGGGATTCTTCCAGTCGCTGCCCCGGGTGGGAGCCTGGTTCCGCCAGGGGGACATCCAGCCCGAGGAAGTCCAGGTGTTCTGGCGGCACATGCAGCGGTGCTTCCCCACGGACGCGGTGTGCGGTCACGTGAGCCCCGCGCGGCTCTCCCCGCGCGCCGGCGTGGCCCCGGGGCATTGTCTCCACCTGCCTTTCGAGGTGGGCGTGCCCCGGGCCGGGTGGGACTTGTGGCGTCAGGTGGTCGCGTGCACGCACGCGGTCCAGCACGCGCTCCAGTTCGAAGAGGATGGCCTGGAGGTGTCCCGCGCTTCTTCCGCCGCGCGTGCCCGGAGTGAGGCGGAAGCGCTGCGGTGCGACCTGGAGTTGCACTTCTGGCGCCACGGCACCACACCGCCGCTTGGGAGTCTGGCCTGGCGGCTGCGCGCGCAGGGCTGTCACGCGGAGGACATCGCGGGGGCGGGGCATGTCCTCGCTTTGTCCGCCGCATCCATCCGGCAGGGGGCCGTGGAGAACGAGGCCTCGCACGTGGCGCTCCAGTGGTTGGAAGCGCACGTGCCCCATTTGCGGTGGGACCGGGCGTATCATTCCCGGGCGCGTTAGGAATGCGGCTGGGGGGAACCGGGCTTATCACTGCAAGGTGCCCCCCATGACCGCTCAAGAACGCATCGAGCGTGCCGCCAGCGCGCTGAAGGTCTTCCCCCTCCCGTCGGCGGTGCTGTTCCCGCACACCGTCATCCCGCTGCACATCTTCGAGCCGCGCTACCGGGCCCTCGTCCGGGACGCGCTCGCGGGCGACCGCGTCCTGGCGCTGTCCCAGCTCGAGCCCGGTTGGGAAGGCAACTATGGGGGCCGGCCGCCCATGCTGCCCATGATGTGCGCGGGCGTCATCGTCTGGGACGAACAGGTGGAGGAGGGGCGCTACAACATCCTCCTCCAGGGCGTGAGCCGCATCCGCATGACGTCCGAGCTGACGACGGAAAAGGCCTACCGGGAGGTGCTCGCGGAGGTGCTGCCGGACGTGCCCTACGAGGGCCCCGAGGAGGAGCAGCTGCGGCAGGCCGTCTTCGAGCTGGCCGGCCGCGTCCCGCCGTCCTTCGCGGAGAACCTGCTGCCGGTGGCCGCGCGGGCCCAGGGCGGCATGCTCGCGGACGTGGTGGCCTCCGCCGTCATCCCGGAGCCGGAGCGGCGGCAGGAACTGCTGGCGGAGCTGGACGTGCGCAAGCGCCTGGAAGGCGTGCTGGAGGACGTGGGGGCGCTCATCGGCAGGCTCCAGCCCCTGCGGCCCACTGGCCCCTTGAACTGAGCGGGTTGCGCTTGCCTTGTCCGGCGGGCCGCGCATTGCTGCGCGCCGGACGCGTCATCGAAAGGGACGGGAGCAACCATGCGGCTCGTGAAGCTCGGGCTTGCCAGTGTGAACACCACCGTGGGGTCCTTCACCCGGAACACGGACAAGGCGCTGGCGTTGGCGGGGAAGATGGCGGCGGAGGGCGTCACGCTGGGCGTCTTCCAGGAGCAGCTCATCGCCGGCTACCCGGCCGAGGACATGGTGCAGTGGCAGGGCTTCATGGACCGCCAGTGGCCGGAGCTGGAGCGCTTCGCGCGTGAGACGGCGCCCTTGCCCACCGTCTTCGTGGTGGGCGTGGGCGTGGCCCACCAGGGCCTGCGCCTCAACTGCGCGGCGGTGGTGGCCGGTGGCCGCATCCTGGGCCTGGTCCCCAAGGAGAAGCTGCCCACCTACAGCGTCTTCTACGAGGCGCGCACCTTCGGCCGCGGTCAGCCGGGCATGGCGGAGGTCCACCGGGGTGTGCCGCTGGGGGACTACCTGTTCCACTTCGACTTCGGCGTGGTGTCCCCGGAGGTGTGCGAGGACATCTGGAGCGCGGACGGCCCCATGCGGCGGCGCACGTACTCCGGCGCGGAGCTGGTGGTGAACCTGTCCGCGTCACCCTTCCGGCTGGGCTTCGTGGAGACGCGGCGTGAGCTCATCGCCACCCGCGCGGCGGACCACCAGTGCACCATTGCCTACTGCAACGCGGTGGGCAGCAACGACGGCCTCATCTTCGACGGCGGCGGCTTCCTCAACCAGAACGGCCGCCACGTCATGGAGACGCCGCGCTTCCAGGAAGGCTACGCGGCGGCGGTGGTGGACCTGGACCGCACCCTGCGCCTGCGCGCCGAGGCCACCACCTGGCGCGTGGACCGCGAGTCATGGCTGGCGCAAGGCGGCCAGGCGGTGCCGGTGCTGGACTGCACCCAGGTGGTGCACACGAAGCGCGACGCGCTGACGTACCCGGTGCCTCCCCACCGCAGCTTCTTCCTGCCGTCTCCGGACACGCGCCGCACCGCGCGAGATGCGCTGTGCGAGGACATCCTGGACGCGCTCTCCCTGGGCGTGGGCGACTACTTCGAGAAGACGCGCGCCTTCAAGGTGCTGGGCATCGCGCTGTCGGGTGGACGGGACTCGCTGCTGACGCTGCTCATCGCGCACCGCTACGCGAAGCGCGCGCGGCCGGAGAACCCCGGTTCGCTCATCCAGGCGTTCTACATGCCCAGCCGCTACTCCAGCGACGCCACGCGCGACGCGGCGGAGACGATTGCGCGCGAGCTGGGCGTGGCCTTCCAGGTGGTGTCCATCGACGAGGCCTTCGAGCGCGAGCGCGAAGTCGCGAAGACGATGCTGGGCGGCAAGGACGTCACGCCGATTACCGAGCAGAACATCCAGGCCCGCCTGCGCGCCCAGCGCATGTGGAACTGGAGCAACTCCTGCGGCGGACTCTTCCTGCAGACGGGCAACATGAGCGAGAAGTCCGTGGGCTACACCACCATCGGGGGAGACCTCATGGGCGCGCTGGCCGTCATCGCCAACGTCCCGAAGACGGTGGTGATGTACCTGCTCGACTACCTCCAGGACACCACGGGCTACGAGGGCATCCGCAAGGTGCTCGCCAAGCCCGCGGGGCCGGAGCTGGCGCATGACCAGGTGGGCGAAGAGGAGCTGATGCCCTTCCCCATCCTCGACGCCTGCTTCTACCTGTACGGCAGTGAGAAGCTGACGCCCGCCGAAATCCTCCAGGCGCTCACCGCCATGTTCCCGGAGGTGGCGGCATCCCGGCTGAGCGGCTACGTGGAGAAGTTCGTCCGCCTCTTCCAGCAGTCCATCTACAAGTGGGTGCAGTCACCGCTGTCGCTCCACATCGGCAACCTGGACCTGGACCGGGAGCGCGCGTTGCAACTGCCCGTCGTCACCGGCACGGAGTGGATGCGGCAGGGGTAGCACGCTGCCATCCGCTGCCCGCATCGCGCAGGTGTGGGCAGTCCTCCACGCCCGGTGGCCTGCCCCCCGGGCAATTACCCCCGGGGGTGAGTGCCGTCTCCGCGCCTTGCCGGACGTCGCGCGGGAAACAACCTTCATGTCTGCCACTCGACGATGGAGGCATGGATGAAAGCGAAGATTCTGGCGGGCGCCGTTGCGGCGCTCATGTACGGAGGCGTTGCTGTTGCCAATGACGGCGACTGCCCGCCACCGCAGGCCAGCACCAGCCAGGGCCAGCAGGACGCGATGGTGGCCCAGGCACAGCAGGAAGACCTGGGCGGTGATGACCTGCTGCAGGAGGACGACACCATCATCCTGGAGACGGAGCCCGTTCCCGACGTCTCCGGTCAGCAGTCGCAGGGCAGCATGGGCATCGGCGGCAGCGGCCAGCAGCCCTCGAACGCGCAGGGCGAGGTCTACATGAACATGCCCGTCCGCTGCGAGCCGGTGGGCCAGCAGGGCACGGGCGGCAGCGGCCAGGAGTCCATGACGCCGCCTCCCGCCGCGCCCCAGGGCACGCATGACAGCGAGCAGCTCATGGTGCCGCCGGCGCAGCCGTTGGGCACGGGCGGCAGCGGGCAGCCTTCCTCGAAGCCTGTCTACCCGGAGCCGGAGTCCGCGTACCCGCCCCCGGAGGGCGCCACGGGCGGTAGCGGCATCGCCACGACGCCGCCTCCCTCCAACTTCCAGCCGTCGGCCGAGCGCGCCGAGCCGATGAAAGCGGAGAAGCACGAGGAAAAGAACAAGATCAAAGGCCTCTCGGTGATGCTGGGCGGTGGTGTGGAGGGTTACACCGGCGCGCTGGCTCCGCAGCTCAGCCCCGGTGCCACCGCGGGCGTGCGTGCCGCCATCAAGCCGTCCAAGGTGCTGGGCCTCGAGCTGGGCTACACGGGCGCGCTGAACAACATCCGCCACGCGGAGACGGGCGCGAGCGGACCGGACCTCGTGCGTAACGGTGGTCAGGCCGTCCTGACGCTGGGCATCGCGCCCACGGCGTGGCAGCCGTACCTGCTGGGCGGCATCGGCATCAACGACTACAACTTCCGGGGTGGTGAGTCCCTGGGGTACCGCGATGACACCGTGGGCAACGTGCCCGCGGGCTTGGGGCTGCGAGGCCACGTCGGCCACTTCGTCGTGGACGCGCGCGCCAACTACAACTTCCTCTTCGACAAGGACTTCGCCCCGGGCATCGAGCGCGGCGGCGGTGACTTCGAGGGAGGCGGCAGCTACCAGGGCACGGTCAGCATCGGCGGTACCTTCTGACGCGAAGATGAAGCCCCAGGTGGTTTGAGCAGGAATCGGTGGCGCGGTGCCCGGTAGCCAACGGGCCCGCGCCGCTGTGTTTTCCAGGGGGGCATGGGCGCCGAGGTCGCGCTAAGGTGCCGTCCTTTCACGCGGTCAGAGGAGCGTTGGATGGGTTTGAATGTGGAAGACGTGAAGGTGGGCACCGGCACGGAGGCAACGGCCGGCAAGTCCGTTACCGTGCACTACGTGGGGACGCTGACCAGCGGCTCCAAGTTCGATAGCAGCCGGGACCGGGGCCAGGGCTTCACGTTCCGCCTGGGCGCCGGGCAGGTCATCGAGGGGTGGGACAAGGGCGTGGCCGGCATGAAGGTGGGCGGCGTGCGCAAGCTCACCATCCCGCCGGAGATGGGATATGGCGCGCGAGGGTTCCCGCCCGTTATTCCCCCCAACTCCACCCTGCTGTTCGAGGTGGAGCTCCTGGACGTTCGTTGAAAGCGAGGACCTGATGGCGGCGGTCGAAATCACCAAGGACAACTTCAAGGAGACGGTGTCCAAAGAGGGCATCGTCATCCTGGACTGGTGGGCGTCGTGGTGCGGCCCCTGCCGTGCCTTCGCACCCATCTTCGAGCAGACCTCGAACAAGCATCCGGACATCGTCTTCGGGAAGATTGATACGGATGCCCAGCAGGAGCTGTCCGGGGCGTTCGAGATTCGCTCCATTCCCACGCTCATGGTGTTTCGTGACGGGATTCTCCTGTTCGAGCAGCCCGGAGCGCTTCCGGCCGCCGCGCTGGAGGACCTGCTCAAGCAGGTGAAGGCCCTGGACATGGAGCAGGTCCGCAAGGAAGTCGCCGCCAAGCGCGGTGAGCCGCCGCAGGCCTGACGGCTGCTACCAGGTGCCGGGTGGGGGGCCGGTGGCATGTTCGCCGCCGGCCACCCGCTGCGTTTCAGGGCCCGTGCACCTGGGGGGCTGGAACGTGAGGGCCCCGGGGTGTGTTGTCGGAGCGTGGCTCGCACCGGTCATGCCCGGATGGGTCGGCCAGCGGAGCCGCGTATTCCCACCTCACGCCTGGATTCGATGCCGCCTTCCGTTATTCGAGACGCCCCGGGTGAGGACGCGCCGCGCGCGCGCATCCTCCTGGTGGACGACACGCCCGCCAACCTGCTGTCCCTGGAAGCCATCCTGGAGCCGCTTGGCCAGGAGCTGGTGCTGGCCCGCTCCGGCGAGGAGGCGCTGCGCGAGCTGCTGCGAGGAGAGTTCGCCTGCATCCTCATGGACGTGCAGATGCCAGGGCTGAATGGGTTGGAGACGGCGCATCTCATCCGGGCGCGCGAGCGCACGCGCTACCTGCCCATCCTCTTCATCACCGCGTTGAGCCGCGAGGCGGCCTTCGTCACCCGGGGCTATGCCCAGGGGGCGGTGGACTACCTGCTCAAGCCCGTGGACCCGGACATCCTGCGCGCCAAGGTGCAGGTCTTCGTGGCGCTGTACCTGCGCGGCGAGGAGGTGAAGCGGCAGGCGGTGGAGCTCGCGGAGCGGCGCCGGTCCGAGGAAGCGGCGCAGCGGGCCTCCGAACTGGAGCAGCAGCTCATGGGCATCGTCGGCCACGACATCCGCACGCCCCTCTCCGTCGTGCTGACGACGGCGAAGAGTCAGCTCGCCAGTGGCGCGTTGGAGCCGGCGCAGCAGAAGGCGTTCGAGCGGGTGGCGCGCAGCGGCGAGCGCATCCAGCACATCGTGGACCTGCTCACGGACTTCACCCGCTCGCGGCTGGGGGGCGGCATCCCCGTCATCCCTCGGGCGGGCGACCTCAACGAGCTGTGCCGCGAGGTGGTGGACGAGCTGCAGGTGGCCCGGCCGGGCCGCATCATCCGGTGCGACTTCTCACGCGACAGCCTGCACGGCGTCTGGGACCTGGAGCGCATGGGGCAGGTGGTGGCCAACCTGCTGGACAACGCCTTGAAGTACAGCCCGGAGCCGTCCGCCGTCCGCCTCTCCACCTGGGAGAAGCCGGACGCCGTCTTCATGGAGGTCCACAACGAAGGCGCGCCCATTCCTCGCTCGCTGCTGCCGCACCTGTTCGAGCCCTTCCAACGGGGCGAGGACTCGCGGGAGCTGGCCCGCACCAGCCTGGGCCTGGGGCTCTACATCGCCCGGGCCGTCGTGGAGGCGCACCGGGGGCGGCTGACGGTCCGCTCCTCGGAAGCCGAGGGCACCACCTTCCGGCTCTGCCTGCCCCGGCGGGCGGACGCGCGGTTGCCCGCCGGCGGTGCGAGCGACGCGGGGGCCTCCCCCGCGCCCATGACGGCGTGACGCGCCGTCACTTCACCACGGTGCAGACGCCGCCGCCGTTGAGGTGGGCCTGATCCACCACGCTCTGGGTGATGAACTCCTGGAGCGTGCGCACGTCGAACGCGCCAGGCTGGTAGATGACGGGCTGGCCCTGGGCATCGCGCAGCTCGTTGCCATCGCGGCCCCGGAGGTCGGTGAGCTCCTGCGTGGCGAGCCCCTCGGGGGTGATGACGTGGTCCTCGCCCGCGGTGGCGGCGATGGCCTCGAAGCGCAGCTGCACGCCCCGGTGCGTGCCCAGCCGGTCGTAGAACATGTGCTCGGCGTGGATGGTGACCTCGGGGCGGGCCACGGAGCCCTCGGGGACGATGATGCCCTGCGTTCCGTCCGCGCCGTTGATGCAGTTGTTCATCAACACGTTGACGGGGAAGCCCATGCGGAAGCGCAGCACGGGCTCGCTCTGCTTCGTCGCGTGGCCTTCCACGAAGTAGCTGAAGCCGCGCTCGCGCATCATCGCGAGGTCCTCCTCGGAGACCTGCCCGTCCGCCAGTTCGGTGCGCGCTTCGGGCGGGCTCACCCGGAAGCCCACGTCCCAGCGGCCCGCCGGAACGCCCGTCAATTCCACCAGGGGGATGTCGCCCTTCTGCACGTCCACCAGCACGTGGCGGCTGCTGCGGTGGGTTTCGCCAGACGCGGAGGTGAGGGTGACGTCGCCCAGCGACACCAGGTAGCGGGTGAACTGGATGGACCAGCCATCCTGGAAGAGCGTGTCCGGGAGTCCTCGCTGCGTGCCATCACCGCCACTCATCGTGACCTGGACGTCGCCCGTGGCCACGTTGCCACAGGCCGTGCCCGCCAGGGCCCACACCACCAGGGTCGCGCACCACCACTTCCGGGACTGCCGCTGCTCCGTGTTCATGCAATAAGTAGTTAATTGCAACATGGTTGCGAGTCAATCGAGGTGTGGTGTATCTGAGGTGTGGATGCAACCCGGATGCATGGATTCCGCCCCAGGGCGGGCTGCTCCGGAACCTAGAGAGGTCATCACCCGTGTGGATTCCGACTCTGGTGCTCTGCGTGCTGAGCGCCACGGGCGAGCTGCCTGTGACTCCACCCGTTCCGCTGGATGCGCCTGGGCCCGTGCTGCCCGCGGAGGTGCCTCCGCCCGAGGTGCCCGCCACCGTCCTGCTGCGGCTCACCATCGACCGTATGGGCGAGGTGTCCCAGGTGGAGGTGCGGCAGTCCGCGGGCGTGGCGTTTGATCGCGCCGCGATGAGTGCCGCGCTGCGCTGGCGGTTCCAGCCAGCGCGGCGCGGTGAAGAAGCCATCGACGTGCGGGTGGATGTGCCCGTCACCTTCGTGCCGCCGGTGCATGGCCACCACATCGAGCCCGTGGCTTCCGGACATGCCGGGGCGGATGTGTCTCCGGGCGAGGCGGTGGCGCACGGTTCGGGAGATGCGCGTGCCCCAGGTGGCGCCGCGTCGGAGACGGAAAGCCCGCCAGCCGCGCCGGCGGGGACGAGGCAGGACGCCTCTGAGACGGAGCACTCGGAGCTTCTGGGGCCCGTGGCGCCGCAGCCACCATCCTTCTCCACCACGGTCCGTGGCGCCTCCCAGGCACCGCCGCCGGTCGCCGTGGGCGACTTCCACATTCCGGTGGGACAGCTCGCGGACGTGCCGCGCCGCTCCGCGTCCGACCTGATGTTGCTGGCGCCCGGCGTCATGCTGGCCAACCACGGCGGCGAGGGCCACGCGGAGAGCATCTACATCCGAGGCTTCGACGCGGGAGAGGGCAAGGACGTGGAGTTGCGCCTCAACGGCGTCCCCCTCAACGAGGTGTCCCACGCGCACGGCCACGGCTACGCGGACACGTACTTCATCATCCCGGAGCTGGTGGAGTCCCTGCGCGTCACCGAGGGGCCCTATGACCCATCCCAAGGCGACTTCGGCGTGGCGGGCACGGTGGAGTACCAGCTCGGGCTGGCGCGGCGCGGCCTGACCGCGTCCCTCTCCACGGGCAGCTACGCCGCGCGGCGGCTGTCCCTGCTCTGGGGGCCGCCGGAGGCCAGTGAAGCCACTTTCGTGG
This genomic stretch from Myxococcus virescens harbors:
- a CDS encoding alpha/beta hydrolase family protein, which produces MTRVLRTHPVDVLFAGLSRRARLFSQGWGDEQFLEEVAAAAPFQQRPPPITPEWSAPRLQRGLQVRDGTFPSPLARLDAAARTAHVRWLSAGQGPSRGACVVLAASREEGFSLRERMYASLAREGIDLFLLENPYYGLRRPVGQKGGALRTVSDHVLMNLGMVDEARALLAWLRSEGHARLGVAGYSMGGYMAALTAAVVPEPLAVAALAAGASPVPVFTQGLLSWSIAFALLDGPRRDAEQARRRLGRIFDLANLARFPPPRQPEAAVLVACRRDGFVPGDETLALHAHWPRSELRWVDAGHVTALFTERAALCAAIRDALSRVDATT
- a CDS encoding LON peptidase substrate-binding domain-containing protein, which codes for MTAQERIERAASALKVFPLPSAVLFPHTVIPLHIFEPRYRALVRDALAGDRVLALSQLEPGWEGNYGGRPPMLPMMCAGVIVWDEQVEEGRYNILLQGVSRIRMTSELTTEKAYREVLAEVLPDVPYEGPEEEQLRQAVFELAGRVPPSFAENLLPVAARAQGGMLADVVASAVIPEPERRQELLAELDVRKRLEGVLEDVGALIGRLQPLRPTGPLN
- the nadE gene encoding NAD(+) synthase gives rise to the protein MRLVKLGLASVNTTVGSFTRNTDKALALAGKMAAEGVTLGVFQEQLIAGYPAEDMVQWQGFMDRQWPELERFARETAPLPTVFVVGVGVAHQGLRLNCAAVVAGGRILGLVPKEKLPTYSVFYEARTFGRGQPGMAEVHRGVPLGDYLFHFDFGVVSPEVCEDIWSADGPMRRRTYSGAELVVNLSASPFRLGFVETRRELIATRAADHQCTIAYCNAVGSNDGLIFDGGGFLNQNGRHVMETPRFQEGYAAAVVDLDRTLRLRAEATTWRVDRESWLAQGGQAVPVLDCTQVVHTKRDALTYPVPPHRSFFLPSPDTRRTARDALCEDILDALSLGVGDYFEKTRAFKVLGIALSGGRDSLLTLLIAHRYAKRARPENPGSLIQAFYMPSRYSSDATRDAAETIARELGVAFQVVSIDEAFEREREVAKTMLGGKDVTPITEQNIQARLRAQRMWNWSNSCGGLFLQTGNMSEKSVGYTTIGGDLMGALAVIANVPKTVVMYLLDYLQDTTGYEGIRKVLAKPAGPELAHDQVGEEELMPFPILDACFYLYGSEKLTPAEILQALTAMFPEVAASRLSGYVEKFVRLFQQSIYKWVQSPLSLHIGNLDLDRERALQLPVVTGTEWMRQG
- a CDS encoding FKBP-type peptidyl-prolyl cis-trans isomerase; the encoded protein is MGLNVEDVKVGTGTEATAGKSVTVHYVGTLTSGSKFDSSRDRGQGFTFRLGAGQVIEGWDKGVAGMKVGGVRKLTIPPEMGYGARGFPPVIPPNSTLLFEVELLDVR
- the trxA gene encoding thioredoxin, with the protein product MAAVEITKDNFKETVSKEGIVILDWWASWCGPCRAFAPIFEQTSNKHPDIVFGKIDTDAQQELSGAFEIRSIPTLMVFRDGILLFEQPGALPAAALEDLLKQVKALDMEQVRKEVAAKRGEPPQA
- a CDS encoding hybrid sensor histidine kinase/response regulator codes for the protein MPPSVIRDAPGEDAPRARILLVDDTPANLLSLEAILEPLGQELVLARSGEEALRELLRGEFACILMDVQMPGLNGLETAHLIRARERTRYLPILFITALSREAAFVTRGYAQGAVDYLLKPVDPDILRAKVQVFVALYLRGEEVKRQAVELAERRRSEEAAQRASELEQQLMGIVGHDIRTPLSVVLTTAKSQLASGALEPAQQKAFERVARSGERIQHIVDLLTDFTRSRLGGGIPVIPRAGDLNELCREVVDELQVARPGRIIRCDFSRDSLHGVWDLERMGQVVANLLDNALKYSPEPSAVRLSTWEKPDAVFMEVHNEGAPIPRSLLPHLFEPFQRGEDSRELARTSLGLGLYIARAVVEAHRGRLTVRSSEAEGTTFRLCLPRRADARLPAGGASDAGASPAPMTA